One Nostoc punctiforme PCC 73102 DNA window includes the following coding sequences:
- a CDS encoding translocation/assembly module TamB domain-containing protein, producing the protein MTKSPHQDIHSPSPIRKRLWLLVLSRGSIALSGLLLLGVIIGIWRLWTFVQTELTPLAQQSLTTTLNRPVKLGKVTQFSLTGVQFGASAIPATPTDLDRATVESVEVGFNPLQLIFNRHLKLDVTLVNPDIYIQQDEQGRWVSTSIASSGGGGAIKTDLDYLRFRNAKLALMPQERGREAGEAGEGISSASPTSPVTFSQLNGSAQLLANNQLIRFEVGGQADSGGNISIEGETRSKVLAGNFQVKAQDLLAADITRLIKLPVNLQAGRANGDLLIRLTPGQQTLLYGNAAVQGVTLQIPKVPQLLSNSQGNLRFQGTELQLNNVTTNYGKIPVVATGIIDTQAGFKLAGRVNAVSLANAQETLKVKLPVPIAGQVQADLQITGSTKEPIISASVATIQTARIDKVDFNSISSKFELVTSSSSSLITLKDIQGKAKVGGDITGAGTIQLGKTPRLDLNFAAKNVPGDAIAKVYETTPAFQIGNVSATAQLTGAPTNVQTSVQFQAPNGTYPGTGEVAIGSDRNVSFRNVALNVSGGTVRATGSYLNERWQAVAVASGVKLEPFVDKSQLQNVSLADAQFNGRLILSGNTAPFKIATIRTDGAGVQIGGGTVAVSNVQLQDQSFSAQLVANGVRLGQILKQSPPALNNPLAGTFQIAGNRDNFSLKTLRGTGEGSLAIGGGKVTAKNIQVANGVYQAQVQAKNVPVQQLAKVPKQFQGALTGQFDVAGSVDSFKPETIQASGQARVNVAGGTITAKNIQVANGVYQAQVQAKNVPVRQLAAVPPQFRGTLTGQVNVAGSVESFQPKAIQAMGQVRVNVAGGTITASNIQVANGVYQAQVQANNVPLQQLAAVPPQFRGTLTGQANVAGSVESFQPQTIQASGQGRLDVAGGTIAASNIQLANGRYQAVVNADGVELNRFNQQLRGQFGGQLQLAGNVGSSKLADVRAAGQVQLSQGLPGLEQPLTAAIAWSGERLTIERATAPGLSVSGSILANAKKAGIPEITALNLNVQAQNYNLKQLPINFPNQVAVAGRVDFNGQVTGKLPLPNVVGQINLRDLVVQDIAFEPLLTGNIDSAQGRGLNLNLAGNRDRLAFNLDANNRPKSFLVKWQEASATGNVQGNDWALKVANFPLQILNLTPPPITRLGAGKIAGLLTGDLLFNQQTLATTGNLAIANPQIGWVKGDRIAAQFRYGNGKGTLTNSEFVKGKSSYALVGTFAQSSKGPQLQGKLNVSQGEIQDILALTQIFDLQNLPGGSAAIYGTAEDLNTTPQGVPNQPLLTQIQRFSEIETLVAEQQEQRLNSTPIPDLADLKGTFNGEVAVNTATANGLSVDFNLNGQNFTWGKKEERNRYYTADKVIAEGNFENGVLSLRPLRIESQNRLVAFTGNVGGDEQSGQLRVNNFPVQLLNNFVKLPVGITGNLNGTAALAGSIANPQARGELQITDGLLNQKAIESARASFSYANGRLNFGSTVAVAGPKPVDITGSIPYKLPFATVAPDSEQISLDVKLENEGLGLLNALTNQVVFEKGEGEVDLKVRGTLQKPQVEGIATVNNATFSAQALPGKLRRVTGKVLFNFDSILVENLQGRFSRGKVEAAGEIPIFNNQNVSITNPLTVNLDQLALNLKGLYQGGASGNLQITGSALNPAIGGKVSLFDGQVLLAESTDATSSANSSLGVSPTKENKQSKAEIENGKGNALAQGLPSGIARFNNLDLELGKNVQITRPPILNFRATGNLIVNGSINQPVPNGTIQLEQGGVNLFTTQFNLARGYKHTATFSPSEPRDPNLDIRLFAKVLDVTQSNDFGKVNSTGLSALESVRVEATINGLASKLNENLELTSSPSRSQTEIVALLGGGFVDTQGRGDSTLGLINIAGSAVFNNFQSAFNQIGSTFGLSELRIFPTVISENPEAGRSSSTLELAAEAGVDISTKISVSSIKILTTNDPFQWGVNYRINDEFRVRASTNLTDDSRAVVEYQTRF; encoded by the coding sequence ATGACTAAATCTCCCCATCAAGATATTCACTCCCCCTCCCCTATCCGCAAGCGTCTGTGGTTGCTGGTGTTGAGTCGGGGTAGCATTGCCTTGAGTGGACTTTTACTGTTAGGAGTTATCATCGGTATTTGGCGGTTGTGGACTTTTGTCCAAACAGAGTTAACGCCGTTGGCACAACAAAGTCTGACTACTACACTCAACCGTCCGGTAAAACTGGGAAAAGTCACACAATTTTCGTTAACGGGAGTGCAGTTTGGCGCTTCAGCTATCCCCGCCACACCCACAGATCTAGATCGGGCGACAGTCGAATCTGTAGAGGTGGGTTTTAACCCGTTACAACTAATCTTTAACCGCCACCTCAAGCTAGATGTCACCTTAGTCAACCCAGATATTTACATTCAGCAGGATGAGCAAGGGCGCTGGGTTTCCACTAGCATCGCGTCGTCAGGTGGAGGCGGTGCAATTAAAACTGATTTGGACTACTTGCGGTTTCGTAATGCCAAGCTGGCCTTGATGCCGCAGGAGAGAGGAAGGGAGGCAGGGGAAGCAGGGGAGGGAATATCTTCTGCGTCCCCCACCTCGCCCGTAACATTTTCTCAACTTAACGGTTCTGCCCAACTTTTAGCAAACAACCAGTTAATCCGGTTTGAAGTAGGAGGGCAAGCAGACAGTGGTGGCAATATTTCCATTGAGGGAGAGACACGTTCTAAGGTGCTAGCGGGCAACTTTCAAGTGAAAGCACAAGATTTGCTGGCTGCGGATATTACTCGGTTGATTAAGTTACCAGTGAACTTACAGGCGGGTCGAGCCAATGGCGACTTGTTAATTCGGTTGACACCAGGGCAACAGACTTTATTGTATGGCAATGCGGCTGTGCAAGGGGTAACACTTCAAATACCCAAAGTCCCGCAGCTGTTGAGTAATAGCCAAGGAAATCTCCGTTTTCAGGGAACGGAGTTGCAGTTAAACAATGTTACTACCAACTACGGCAAAATTCCTGTAGTGGCTACGGGAATCATCGACACTCAAGCAGGTTTTAAGTTGGCAGGGCGTGTAAATGCGGTGAGTCTGGCTAATGCCCAGGAGACTCTGAAGGTAAAACTACCTGTGCCGATCGCTGGACAAGTACAAGCAGATTTGCAGATTACCGGATCGACTAAAGAGCCAATTATCTCAGCCTCAGTTGCCACAATCCAAACTGCCCGCATTGATAAAGTTGATTTCAATAGCATCAGTAGTAAATTTGAGCTTGTTACTAGTTCTAGTTCCTCTTTAATTACCCTAAAAGATATTCAAGGTAAAGCTAAAGTTGGTGGTGATATCACAGGCGCTGGCACAATTCAACTTGGTAAAACACCGCGACTGGATTTAAATTTCGCTGCCAAGAATGTTCCAGGGGATGCGATCGCAAAAGTTTATGAAACAACACCTGCGTTCCAAATCGGCAATGTCTCAGCTACAGCCCAATTAACTGGCGCTCCTACCAATGTCCAAACTTCGGTACAATTTCAAGCCCCTAATGGAACTTACCCTGGAACTGGCGAAGTTGCGATTGGGAGCGATCGCAATGTCTCTTTCCGTAATGTGGCTCTTAATGTCAGTGGTGGTACAGTCCGGGCAACGGGTAGTTATCTTAATGAGCGTTGGCAAGCTGTTGCTGTTGCCTCTGGTGTAAAATTAGAACCCTTTGTAGACAAAAGTCAACTACAAAATGTCTCTTTGGCGGACGCGCAGTTCAATGGTCGTCTCATCCTCTCAGGAAACACAGCACCATTTAAAATTGCCACGATTCGCACTGATGGCGCAGGAGTTCAAATTGGTGGCGGCACGGTAGCAGTTTCTAATGTCCAACTGCAAGATCAAAGTTTCTCTGCTCAACTTGTAGCTAATGGTGTGCGGTTAGGGCAAATATTGAAACAGTCTCCCCCAGCTTTAAATAATCCTTTGGCGGGTACGTTCCAAATCGCAGGTAACAGAGATAATTTCAGCCTGAAAACGCTCCGTGGCACTGGTGAGGGTAGCCTTGCTATTGGCGGTGGTAAGGTTACAGCTAAAAATATCCAAGTGGCTAATGGTGTCTATCAGGCGCAAGTTCAGGCTAAGAATGTTCCTGTGCAGCAATTGGCAAAAGTACCAAAGCAGTTTCAAGGGGCGTTAACTGGTCAGTTCGATGTAGCGGGTTCTGTTGATTCTTTTAAACCAGAAACTATTCAAGCCAGTGGTCAGGCGCGGGTAAATGTTGCGGGTGGAACTATTACAGCTAAAAATATCCAAGTGGCTAATGGTGTCTATCAGGCGCAAGTTCAGGCTAAGAATGTTCCTGTGCGCCAGTTGGCAGCAGTACCACCGCAATTTAGAGGGACGTTAACTGGTCAAGTAAACGTAGCGGGTTCTGTTGAATCCTTCCAACCTAAAGCTATCCAAGCTATGGGTCAGGTGCGGGTAAATGTTGCGGGTGGGACGATTACAGCCTCTAATATCCAAGTGGCTAATGGTGTATACCAGGCACAAGTTCAGGCAAATAATGTACCTTTGCAGCAGTTGGCAGCAGTACCACCGCAATTTAGAGGGACGTTAACTGGTCAAGCAAACGTGGCGGGTTCTGTTGAATCCTTCCAACCGCAAACTATCCAAGCTAGTGGTCAAGGACGGCTGGATGTTGCAGGTGGAACGATCGCAGCTTCTAATATCCAATTGGCTAATGGTCGCTATCAAGCTGTAGTTAATGCTGACGGTGTGGAATTAAATCGGTTCAATCAGCAATTGCGGGGGCAATTTGGCGGTCAGTTGCAATTAGCTGGCAATGTAGGATCGTCCAAGTTAGCTGATGTGCGTGCTGCTGGACAGGTGCAATTATCCCAAGGGCTTCCTGGTCTTGAGCAACCCCTCACGGCTGCGATCGCTTGGAGTGGTGAAAGGCTGACCATTGAGCGGGCAACTGCTCCCGGTTTAAGTGTGAGTGGTAGCATATTAGCCAATGCTAAAAAAGCAGGCATACCGGAAATTACTGCCTTAAATCTCAACGTCCAAGCGCAGAATTACAACTTAAAACAGTTACCGATCAATTTTCCTAATCAGGTTGCTGTGGCGGGTAGAGTCGATTTTAATGGACAAGTCACTGGTAAGCTGCCCTTGCCAAATGTGGTAGGACAAATTAATTTACGAGACTTAGTTGTTCAAGATATTGCTTTTGAGCCGTTGTTAACTGGAAACATTGATTCAGCCCAGGGACGCGGTTTAAATTTGAACTTGGCGGGTAATCGCGATCGCTTGGCCTTTAATTTAGATGCCAATAATCGCCCGAAATCCTTCTTAGTAAAATGGCAGGAAGCATCAGCCACAGGTAATGTTCAAGGGAATGATTGGGCGCTAAAAGTTGCAAATTTCCCCTTACAAATATTGAATTTAACTCCGCCACCAATTACTCGATTGGGCGCTGGTAAGATAGCTGGGTTGTTAACTGGGGATTTGCTGTTTAATCAGCAGACATTAGCAACAACGGGGAATTTAGCGATCGCTAATCCGCAAATTGGCTGGGTTAAAGGCGATCGAATAGCTGCTCAATTCCGCTACGGTAACGGGAAAGGCACACTCACCAACAGCGAATTTGTCAAAGGTAAAAGTAGCTACGCCCTTGTCGGTACGTTTGCCCAAAGCTCTAAAGGACCTCAACTACAAGGTAAACTGAACGTCAGCCAGGGAGAGATCCAAGATATTTTAGCTTTAACACAGATATTTGATTTACAAAATTTGCCAGGTGGTTCAGCAGCAATCTACGGCACAGCAGAGGATCTAAACACTACCCCCCAAGGAGTACCAAATCAACCCTTATTAACCCAAATCCAACGGTTTTCTGAAATTGAAACTTTGGTAGCAGAACAGCAAGAACAGCGACTTAACTCCACTCCAATACCAGATTTGGCAGACTTAAAGGGGACTTTCAACGGGGAAGTGGCTGTAAATACAGCTACAGCCAATGGATTATCAGTGGATTTTAATTTGAATGGACAAAACTTCACTTGGGGTAAAAAGGAAGAACGAAATCGTTATTATACTGCTGACAAAGTGATTGCCGAAGGCAACTTTGAAAATGGTGTTTTGAGTTTGCGACCTTTACGAATCGAATCTCAAAACAGGTTGGTTGCCTTTACGGGTAACGTTGGTGGTGATGAACAATCTGGCCAGTTACGGGTGAATAATTTTCCGGTGCAACTACTAAATAATTTTGTAAAACTGCCAGTTGGAATTACAGGTAATCTTAATGGTACAGCAGCTTTAGCAGGTAGCATTGCTAATCCCCAAGCTAGAGGGGAATTGCAAATTACAGACGGATTATTGAATCAGAAAGCAATAGAATCAGCAAGGGCAAGTTTCAGCTATGCCAACGGACGCTTAAACTTTGGTAGTACTGTAGCAGTTGCAGGGCCAAAACCTGTTGATATTACTGGCAGTATCCCTTATAAATTGCCTTTTGCAACCGTTGCACCAGACAGTGAACAGATCAGTTTGGATGTGAAGTTAGAAAACGAGGGATTGGGACTGTTAAACGCATTGACTAATCAAGTAGTTTTTGAAAAAGGTGAAGGAGAAGTAGACCTTAAGGTACGCGGAACATTGCAAAAACCCCAAGTTGAGGGAATTGCTACTGTTAATAATGCTACTTTTTCAGCTCAGGCATTACCAGGTAAGCTGAGACGTGTCACAGGTAAAGTACTGTTTAATTTTGACAGCATCTTAGTAGAAAATCTTCAGGGTAGATTTAGCCGTGGGAAAGTGGAAGCTGCTGGAGAAATTCCCATTTTCAACAATCAGAACGTGAGTATCACCAATCCCCTAACCGTTAATCTCGATCAGCTAGCCTTAAATCTCAAGGGACTTTACCAAGGAGGCGCTAGCGGCAATTTGCAGATTACTGGTTCTGCCCTTAACCCAGCGATTGGCGGTAAAGTAAGTTTATTTGACGGTCAGGTATTGCTGGCAGAATCTACCGATGCGACTTCATCTGCAAATAGTAGTCTCGGTGTATCACCCACAAAAGAGAATAAACAGAGTAAAGCTGAAATTGAAAATGGCAAGGGAAATGCGTTGGCTCAAGGCTTGCCGTCAGGTATCGCTAGATTTAATAATCTAGATTTAGAACTCGGTAAAAATGTCCAAATTACCCGTCCCCCTATTCTCAACTTCCGCGCCACTGGTAATCTCATCGTTAACGGCTCGATCAATCAGCCCGTACCCAATGGTACTATCCAGTTAGAACAAGGAGGGGTGAATTTATTTACTACCCAATTTAATCTTGCTCGTGGCTATAAACACACTGCAACTTTTAGTCCCTCTGAACCCCGCGACCCCAACTTAGATATTCGCCTATTTGCCAAAGTACTGGACGTAACTCAAAGTAATGACTTCGGTAAAGTAAATTCCACAGGTTTATCAGCCTTAGAGAGTGTTCGAGTCGAAGCTACTATCAACGGTTTAGCCAGCAAACTCAATGAAAATCTAGAATTAACAAGCAGTCCGTCACGTAGTCAAACCGAAATTGTTGCTCTTTTAGGAGGTGGATTTGTAGACACCCAAGGACGTGGTGACAGTACTTTGGGACTGATTAACATTGCAGGTTCGGCTGTGTTCAATAATTTTCAGTCTGCTTTTAACCAGATTGGGAGTACCTTTGGCTTAAGTGAACTGCGGATATTCCCTACCGTTATTTCTGAGAATCCCGAAGCTGGAAGGAGCAGTTCAACTTTGGAATTAGCAGCCGAGGCTGGGGTCGATATTTCTACCAAAATATCTGTTTCTAGTATTAAGATTTTGACAACAAATGATCCCTTCCAATGGGGTGTTAATTACCGGATAAACGATGAATTTCGTGTGCGTGCTTCCACTAATTTAACTGATGATAGTCGTGCAGTAGTGGAGTATCAAACGCGGTTTTAA
- a CDS encoding carbohydrate ABC transporter permease — MNQLTPKNWIFIKQRLTPYLFLLPALVLLGLTVLLPALQAFYLSFTSYEDIAQPPQWIGLANFLKLWKDAVFWKTLENTFLYLVGVVPILVIAPLLLAILVNQKLRGMNWFRAAYYTPVVISMVVAGIAWKWLYAENGLLNQFLKALGLFPEGIPWLTSPAKIFGIIPISLASVMAVTVWKGLGYYMVIYLAGLQSIPADVYEAAAIDGSDGISKHWDITIPLMKPYLALVAVISAISATKVFEEVYIMTQGGPLSSSKTIVYYLYEQAFGNLEISYACTIGLVLFLIILGLSILRLVINQEGGDNITI, encoded by the coding sequence ATGAATCAATTGACACCTAAAAATTGGATCTTTATCAAACAGCGACTTACCCCCTATTTATTTTTACTACCCGCCTTGGTTCTTTTGGGGTTAACAGTCTTGTTGCCTGCGCTGCAAGCGTTTTACCTCAGCTTTACTAGCTATGAAGATATCGCCCAGCCGCCACAATGGATAGGTTTAGCCAACTTTCTTAAACTTTGGAAGGATGCAGTTTTTTGGAAAACCTTAGAAAACACTTTTTTATATCTTGTGGGCGTAGTCCCAATTTTGGTAATTGCTCCCTTATTGCTGGCAATTTTGGTAAATCAGAAACTGCGGGGGATGAATTGGTTTAGAGCAGCCTACTACACCCCAGTAGTGATTTCAATGGTGGTTGCAGGAATAGCTTGGAAATGGCTGTATGCAGAAAACGGATTACTGAATCAATTCCTAAAAGCTTTGGGGCTTTTTCCAGAAGGTATTCCTTGGCTAACTAGCCCAGCGAAAATTTTTGGCATTATACCAATTTCTCTGGCCAGCGTTATGGCTGTCACTGTGTGGAAGGGACTAGGCTACTATATGGTGATTTATTTAGCAGGGTTGCAATCAATTCCTGCTGATGTATACGAAGCTGCTGCGATCGATGGTTCCGATGGTATCAGCAAACATTGGGATATTACCATACCTTTGATGAAGCCATATTTAGCATTAGTAGCGGTGATTTCAGCTATTTCTGCAACCAAAGTTTTTGAAGAAGTATACATTATGACCCAAGGGGGACCGCTCAGTAGCTCAAAAACGATTGTTTATTACCTATATGAGCAAGCTTTTGGTAACTTAGAAATCAGCTATGCTTGCACAATTGGTTTAGTCCTATTTTTGATAATTTTAGGGTTATCAATTTTGCGATTAGTTATCAATCAAGAGGGTGGAGATAATATCACAATCTGA
- a CDS encoding DUF1003 domain-containing protein, with translation MNPFKKVSSNNVDAKVVQKPQVVEIQPAAQNTSTQELTRGQRLADKFAAQVGSWGFLIGQSTVLAGWVSINLMPGVPHWDQSPFMMLNLVFSFASAYTAPIVLMSQNRQSDTDRRNAEIDHQVNLRAGQNIELLHEKLDDLHTQQLNELTQIVKEQQRVIHELKVSLVPGSKEIKEFKMSVCQEYMSKMALNYLSKLLLIKLSMLTNQSGTITKFLRS, from the coding sequence ATGAATCCATTCAAAAAAGTATCGTCTAACAATGTTGATGCAAAAGTAGTTCAAAAACCTCAGGTTGTGGAGATACAACCAGCAGCACAGAATACTTCTACTCAAGAACTGACTCGCGGACAACGCCTTGCTGATAAATTTGCCGCGCAAGTGGGTTCTTGGGGATTTCTCATTGGGCAAAGCACGGTTTTGGCCGGATGGGTTAGTATCAACTTAATGCCTGGGGTTCCCCACTGGGATCAATCACCCTTCATGATGCTTAATTTAGTGTTTTCATTTGCCTCAGCCTATACAGCACCCATCGTCTTGATGAGTCAAAATCGCCAGTCTGATACCGATCGAAGAAATGCCGAAATTGACCATCAGGTGAATTTAAGGGCTGGACAAAATATTGAACTTCTCCATGAAAAATTGGATGACTTACACACTCAGCAGCTAAATGAACTAACCCAAATTGTCAAAGAACAGCAGCGAGTTATCCACGAGCTTAAAGTAAGCCTAGTGCCTGGTTCTAAAGAGATTAAAGAATTTAAGATGAGCGTATGCCAGGAATATATGTCCAAAATGGCGCTCAATTACCTAAGCAAATTATTATTAATAAAGCTTTCAATGTTGACCAACCAATCGGGGACAATAACAAAGTTTTTGAGAAGTTAA
- a CDS encoding GIY-YIG nuclease family protein codes for METQHNPPIEHQNVPINHRGLHEFLYSSDDEHTAIEVSITPELANNGTEIIGLETWSASAQNAKIAGVYSVLDAERRVQYIGYSRNVLLSLNGHVTQNGQQKCAFVRVQAFKFPKRQDMEDLRDAWIAELETTPPGNASESEMWASTVGEAAKAVMSEAERQAYEEKKLKLRKAMADTTLSKESETIDTNIAERQRQLEAAVTNDDWSVIIDAQTQETKS; via the coding sequence ATGGAAACTCAGCACAACCCGCCAATTGAACATCAAAATGTCCCCATAAACCACCGTGGGCTACATGAATTTTTGTATAGTTCCGATGACGAACACACTGCCATTGAGGTGAGTATAACCCCTGAGCTGGCAAACAATGGTACTGAAATCATTGGACTTGAGACTTGGAGTGCATCTGCTCAGAACGCTAAAATTGCAGGTGTTTACTCAGTATTAGATGCAGAACGCCGCGTGCAGTACATTGGCTATTCTCGAAATGTGTTACTTTCCCTAAACGGCCATGTCACCCAAAATGGTCAGCAAAAGTGTGCTTTTGTGCGCGTGCAAGCATTCAAGTTCCCCAAGCGTCAAGATATGGAAGACTTGCGAGATGCGTGGATAGCAGAACTCGAAACCACACCACCTGGTAATGCGTCCGAAAGCGAAATGTGGGCTAGTACAGTAGGGGAAGCTGCAAAGGCGGTAATGTCGGAGGCGGAACGTCAAGCATACGAGGAGAAAAAGCTAAAACTGCGGAAAGCAATGGCTGACACCACCCTTTCTAAAGAGTCAGAAACAATAGATACGAATATAGCCGAACGTCAGCGTCAACTTGAAGCTGCTGTGACAAATGATGACTGGAGTGTAATTATCGACGCACAGACCCAAGAAACCAAGTCTTAG
- a CDS encoding methyltransferase domain-containing protein: MSATLYQQIQQFYDASSGLWEQIWGEHMHHGYYGADGTQKKDRRQAQIDLIEELLNWAGVQAAEDILDVGCGIGGSSLYLAQKFNAKATGITLSPVQAARATERALEANLSLRTQFQVANAQAMPFADDSFDLVWSLESGEHMPDKTKFLQECYRVLKPGGKLIMVTWCHRPTDESPLTADEEKHLQDIYRVYCLPYVISLPEYEAIAHQLPLHNIRTADWSTAVAPFWNVVIDSAFTPQALWGLLNAGWTTIQGALSLGLMRRGYERGLIRFGLLCGNK, translated from the coding sequence ATGAGTGCAACACTTTACCAGCAAATTCAGCAATTTTACGATGCTTCATCTGGTCTGTGGGAACAGATATGGGGCGAACACATGCACCACGGCTATTACGGCGCTGATGGTACCCAGAAAAAAGACCGCCGTCAGGCTCAAATTGATTTAATCGAAGAATTGCTTAATTGGGCAGGGGTACAAGCAGCAGAAGATATACTAGATGTGGGTTGTGGAATTGGCGGTAGTTCTTTATACCTGGCGCAAAAGTTTAATGCTAAAGCTACAGGGATTACATTGAGTCCTGTACAAGCTGCAAGAGCAACAGAACGCGCATTGGAAGCTAATTTGAGTCTGAGAACACAGTTCCAAGTCGCTAATGCTCAAGCAATGCCCTTTGCTGACGATTCTTTTGACTTGGTTTGGTCGCTGGAAAGTGGCGAACACATGCCAGATAAAACCAAGTTTCTTCAGGAGTGCTATCGAGTACTGAAGCCTGGTGGCAAGTTAATTATGGTGACTTGGTGTCATCGACCAACTGATGAATCTCCATTAACGGCAGATGAGGAAAAGCACTTGCAGGATATTTATCGGGTGTATTGTTTGCCTTATGTGATTTCTTTGCCAGAGTATGAAGCGATCGCACATCAACTACCATTACATAATATCCGCACTGCTGATTGGTCAACTGCTGTCGCCCCCTTTTGGAATGTGGTAATTGATTCTGCATTCACTCCCCAAGCGCTTTGGGGTTTACTAAATGCTGGTTGGACTACCATTCAAGGGGCATTATCACTGGGATTAATGCGTCGCGGTTATGAACGTGGGTTAATTCGGTTTGGCTTACTGTGCGGCAATAAGTAG
- a CDS encoding ABC transporter ATP-binding protein, translating to MPLELQNLTGGYTTVPIVQDINLTLQTGEWLSLVGANGSGKSTLLKLLSRILSPQQGTVLLDGKAIHSQPPNIVAQKLALLPQQQTVPVGLTVRQLVSLGRTPHQSWWQWELNAQDWVKVEVAIKKTQLEKLSDRLVEQLSGGERQRAFLALALAQEPKVLLLDEPTTFLDINYQLQLLELLKNLNQQQELTIVTVLHELNLAARYSSRIALLKQGHLWEVGKPEEVLTPNAIAQVFGVESVIIQTPVGLQVCAISAVSA from the coding sequence ATGCCACTCGAACTGCAAAACCTCACAGGCGGTTACACCACAGTACCAATTGTTCAAGACATTAATCTGACTCTGCAAACAGGAGAATGGTTGAGTTTAGTTGGTGCTAATGGTTCAGGTAAATCTACTTTATTAAAATTGCTGAGTCGTATTCTTTCCCCACAGCAAGGAACAGTTCTACTTGATGGCAAAGCAATTCATTCCCAACCCCCAAATATAGTTGCACAGAAACTAGCATTATTACCGCAACAACAAACGGTTCCCGTGGGCTTAACAGTGCGACAATTAGTAAGTTTGGGACGCACGCCACATCAATCTTGGTGGCAATGGGAATTAAACGCTCAAGATTGGGTGAAAGTAGAAGTTGCAATTAAAAAGACGCAACTAGAAAAATTGAGCGATCGCTTAGTTGAACAACTTTCCGGTGGTGAAAGACAACGCGCTTTTTTAGCTTTAGCACTAGCGCAAGAACCAAAAGTTTTATTATTAGACGAACCTACAACTTTTTTAGATATCAACTATCAATTACAATTATTGGAATTACTAAAAAATCTGAATCAACAGCAAGAATTAACTATTGTTACAGTTCTACACGAACTAAACCTAGCGGCACGATACAGTTCTCGCATTGCTTTATTAAAACAAGGTCATCTTTGGGAAGTTGGTAAACCTGAAGAAGTTTTGACACCAAATGCGATCGCTCAAGTATTTGGTGTGGAATCTGTGATTATCCAGACACCTGTGGGTTTACAAGTTTGTGCAATTTCTGCTGTGTCAGCATAA